One genomic window of Coffea eugenioides isolate CCC68of chromosome 1, Ceug_1.0, whole genome shotgun sequence includes the following:
- the LOC113752003 gene encoding BTB/POZ domain-containing protein At5g60050, with product MPSHAATTTAATNTPTKPSKKNHLVSAMIKQGFISDPLLSPAPSPPSSHHLSRPHSATTATAISLSPPPSFATAAPNPTRSISSPTLFEMMSDEQARDSRHSTEAGLKLQDRVFKVLAEAPFKNSGNDRTNDNNLGCGDVRLTVSARDGFRVSMEVHRRVLADRSRFFAEKLRRNGAHMVTVEILECDDVEVYVEAVVLMYCEDLKKKLMGEEVSKVLELLKVCSAISFDDGILACLDYLEAVPWSEDEEEKVVLLLGDLQLHRSLPNVLQRVVAEPSTSSRADDIFLKLLSGVLQAKDDKARREMKTLISRLLKEESSDHRSFNNSLDISRDTLYHLCHRCLSSLILCLSEATCVEEGRQDRGFLMSEIAREADNMQWVVDILVDRKLGDEFVKLWAEQKELAVLHSKIPTMYRHEISRITAQLCVAIGRGHILVPKDTRYSLLSTWLEALYEDFGWMRRASRSVDKKLVEDGLSQTILTLPLPQQQAILLNWFDRFLNKGDDCPNLQRAFEVWWRRSFIKQYVVESQLQLTVYDNSN from the exons ATGCCATCCCACGCCGCCACCACCACCGCTGCCACCAATACTCCCACCAAACCATCCAAGAAAAACCATTTGGTCTCTGCAATGATAAAACAAGGTTTCATCTCGGACCCTTTACTCTCCCCTGCACCCTCACCCCCCTCCTCTCACCACCTCTCCAGACCCCACTCCGCCACCACCGCCACCGCCATTTCTCTTTCCCCGCCGCCTTCCTTCGCCACAGCTGCTCCCAACCCTACCCGGTCAATTTCGAGCCCGACCCTTTTCGAAATGATGTCGGACGAACAGGCCCGCGACTCCAGACACTCCACTGAAGCCGGCCTCAAGCTCCAAGATAGAGTCTTTAAGGTCTTAGCTGAGGCCCCATTTAAGAATTCCGGCAATGATCGTACTAATGATAATAATTTGGGGTGTGGTGACGTCAGACTGACAGTGAGTGCACGTGATGGATTCCGGGTCTCAATGGAGGTCCACCGGCGGGTACTTGCCGACCGGAGTAGGTTCTTTGCTGAGAAGCTGAGGAGGAATGGGGCCCACATGGTCACGGTGGAGATTCTTGAATGTGATGACGTGGAGGTGTACGTGGAGGCGGTGGTGCTTATGTATTGTGAGGacttgaagaagaaattgatggGTGAGGAGGTTTCCAAGGTCTTGGAATTATTAAAG GTATGTTCAGCTATATCATTTGATGATGGGATACTGGCATGTTTGGATTACTTGGAAGCGGTGCCTTGGTCAGAGGATGAAGAGGAAAAAGTGGTCTTGCTTCTTGGTGACCTTCAGCTTCACAGATCACTACCTAACGTGCTTCAGAGAGTGGTGGCAGAACCATCAACATCTTCTCGAGCTGATGACATTTTCCTCAAGCTATTGAGTGGAGTTTTGCAGGCCAAGGATGACAAAGCTCGTCGAGAAATGAAAACATTGATATCTCGTTTGCTTAAAGAAGAATCTTCTGATCATCGCAGTTTCAACAATAGCCTTGATATCTCCAGAGATACATTGTATCATCTTTGCCACAGATGTCTTAGTTCTCTCATACTTTGCTTATCAGAAGCTACTTGTGTGGAGGAAGGCAGGCAGGATCGAGGATTTTTGATGAGCGAGATAGCCCGAGAAGCTGACAACATGCAGTGGGTTGTTGATATATTGGTTGACAGAAAATTGGGAGATGAATTTGTGAAATTATGGGCTGAACAGAAGGAACTTGCTGTGCTCCACTCTAAAATTCCTACGATGTACCGGCATGAGATCAGCCGTATAACTGCACAGCTTTGTGTTGCAATTGGGAGAGGGCATATTCTGGTGCCTAAAGATACTCGATATTCTCTACTGTCTACATGGCTGGAAGCTCTTTATGAAGACTTTGGGTGGATGAGGAGAGCTTCTAGATCAGTGGACAAGAAACTGGTTGAGGATGGACTGAGCCAGACGATTTTAACTCTACCGTTGCCACAACAACAAGCCATCTTGCTCAATTGGTTTGACAGATTTCTTAACAAAGGGGATGATTGTCCCAATCTTCAAAGGGCatttgaagtctggtggaggaGGTCTTTCATAAAGCAATATGTTGTCGAATCCCAGTTACAATTAACCGTTTATGATAATTCCAACTGA